Proteins from a genomic interval of Tepidisphaeraceae bacterium:
- the nuoK gene encoding NADH-quinone oxidoreductase subunit NuoK: MSQLALQHYLAVGAILFAIGMIGFMTRRNLIVMFLCTELMFQGVAINLIAFGHFHGNLSGQAFVIFVLVIAAAEASLALGLVVLLFRQRNTLDANAWRELKG; this comes from the coding sequence ATGTCCCAACTGGCCCTACAACATTACCTCGCGGTCGGGGCGATCCTGTTTGCGATCGGGATGATCGGGTTCATGACCCGCAGAAACCTGATCGTGATGTTCCTGTGTACGGAACTGATGTTCCAGGGCGTGGCGATCAACCTGATCGCGTTCGGCCACTTTCACGGGAACCTGAGCGGGCAGGCGTTCGTGATCTTCGTCCTGGTCATCGCGGCCGCCGAGGCCAGCCTGGCGCTGGGCCTGGTCGTGCTGCTGTTCCGCCAGCGCAACACGCTCGACGCGAACGCGTGGCGGGAACTTAAAGGTTGA
- the nuoL gene encoding NADH-quinone oxidoreductase subunit L: MENFAIQYVWLIPLLPLIGAAIAGFFGARHLRGASHWPIWLTVGGSAVLSIMLLVALLDPANTGRDGLVYITKTVFTWISAGDPATAMVGGASDYLNVKVGYLLDPLSAVMLCVVCGIGFLITVFAAGYMKGESGYWRFFAYLGLFIFMMTNLVMGENLLMLYLGWEGVGLCSYLLIGYYYEKPSARDAATKAFIVNRIGDFGFALGIMLCFAAFGTVSYLGDGVATNTGLLEMFVTPFDQLNSTQQMAVQWVPFLLMIGAFGKSAQFPLYVWLPDAMEGPTPVSALIHAATMVTAGVYMIARCGTMFFHNMPGGAFDAPLWTIAIVGAFTALLAATIAMRQFDLKKVFAYSTVSQLGYMFVAVAVLAPVAAVFHLVTHAFFKALLFLGSGVVMHAMDGELDMRKMSGLKSVLPKTRWLMLAGCAALAGFPIVTSGFYSKDEIVAAAWHHNAILAGVLLLTSFLTAYYTFRLYFRVFHGPVVLPSHPAVDTIPSEAEAGDAPGHLAEGHSGSVADNQHGPHGGQAGQPHGHGHHNHEPWLMIAPLVILAIGSLIVGPLLYFVKSNEAGVPKENQQSILSNFLGKSPSFNIAYTEANLAFPNASNVAFGVVRDRGGLLVERDASEVADENQMHLYMMIGSGVLALAGIGIAYLLHKKDRRQADALADKFRGIATVLDRKYWVDEIYDAAIVRPLWAVGQWYEKFDRWVIDGLVWAVSFAPQVAGFSLKLTLQRGYLQGYAAGMVFGVVVILVAIFVL; this comes from the coding sequence ATGGAAAACTTCGCCATCCAATACGTCTGGCTGATCCCGCTGCTGCCCCTCATCGGGGCGGCCATCGCGGGATTCTTTGGCGCGCGGCACCTGCGCGGGGCGAGCCACTGGCCCATCTGGTTGACTGTCGGCGGTAGCGCCGTGCTGTCGATCATGCTGCTGGTCGCGCTGCTGGACCCGGCCAACACCGGGCGCGATGGGCTGGTCTACATCACAAAGACCGTCTTCACCTGGATTTCCGCCGGCGACCCGGCGACCGCAATGGTCGGTGGCGCAAGCGATTACCTCAACGTGAAGGTCGGCTACCTGCTCGACCCGCTGTCGGCGGTCATGCTCTGCGTGGTCTGCGGCATCGGGTTCCTCATCACCGTCTTCGCGGCCGGCTACATGAAGGGGGAGAGCGGCTACTGGCGCTTCTTCGCCTACCTCGGGCTGTTCATCTTCATGATGACCAATCTCGTCATGGGCGAGAACCTGCTCATGCTCTACCTGGGCTGGGAAGGCGTCGGCCTCTGCTCGTACCTGCTGATCGGGTACTACTACGAAAAGCCCAGCGCCCGCGATGCCGCGACGAAGGCGTTCATCGTTAACCGCATTGGTGACTTCGGGTTCGCGCTCGGCATTATGCTCTGCTTCGCGGCGTTCGGCACCGTTAGCTATCTGGGTGATGGCGTCGCGACGAACACGGGTTTGCTCGAGATGTTCGTCACGCCGTTCGACCAACTGAACAGCACGCAGCAGATGGCGGTGCAGTGGGTGCCGTTCCTGTTGATGATCGGGGCGTTCGGTAAGTCGGCCCAGTTTCCGCTGTACGTGTGGTTGCCGGATGCGATGGAAGGCCCGACGCCCGTGTCGGCGCTCATCCACGCCGCAACCATGGTGACGGCCGGCGTTTACATGATCGCCCGGTGCGGGACGATGTTCTTCCACAACATGCCCGGCGGCGCGTTCGACGCGCCGTTGTGGACGATCGCGATCGTCGGCGCCTTCACCGCGCTGCTGGCCGCCACGATCGCCATGCGGCAGTTCGATTTGAAGAAGGTCTTTGCTTACAGCACGGTCAGCCAGCTCGGTTACATGTTCGTCGCCGTCGCGGTGCTGGCGCCGGTGGCAGCCGTCTTCCACTTGGTCACCCACGCGTTTTTCAAGGCGTTGCTGTTCCTGGGCAGTGGCGTCGTGATGCACGCGATGGACGGCGAACTGGACATGCGGAAGATGTCCGGCCTCAAGAGCGTGCTGCCCAAGACGCGCTGGCTGATGCTGGCCGGTTGTGCGGCCTTGGCGGGGTTTCCGATCGTCACGAGCGGTTTCTACTCGAAGGACGAGATCGTAGCCGCCGCCTGGCACCACAACGCCATCCTCGCCGGCGTGCTGCTATTAACCTCGTTTTTGACCGCTTATTACACGTTTAGACTCTATTTCCGTGTATTTCACGGCCCCGTGGTCCTGCCGTCGCATCCGGCGGTCGACACCATCCCCAGCGAGGCCGAGGCGGGTGATGCGCCGGGTCACTTGGCCGAAGGACACAGCGGATCGGTCGCGGACAACCAGCATGGTCCGCATGGTGGACAGGCCGGACAACCGCATGGTCATGGTCATCACAACCACGAGCCTTGGCTGATGATCGCGCCGCTGGTCATCCTGGCGATTGGGTCGCTGATCGTCGGGCCGTTGCTCTACTTCGTGAAGTCCAACGAGGCGGGCGTTCCGAAGGAAAATCAGCAGAGCATTCTGTCGAACTTTTTGGGTAAGAGCCCGTCGTTCAACATCGCGTACACCGAGGCGAACCTAGCGTTCCCCAACGCCAGCAACGTCGCGTTCGGCGTCGTTCGGGATCGCGGGGGTTTGTTGGTGGAACGTGACGCCAGCGAGGTTGCCGACGAGAACCAGATGCACCTGTACATGATGATCGGCAGCGGCGTCCTGGCGCTGGCGGGCATCGGCATCGCGTACCTGCTGCACAAGAAGGACCGCCGACAGGCCGACGCGCTGGCCGACAAGTTCCGTGGCATCGCAACGGTGTTGGACCGCAAGTATTGGGTCGACGAGATCTACGACGCTGCCATCGTGCGGCCGCTATGGGCGGTCGGGCAGTGGTACGAGAAGTTTGACCGCTGGGTGATCGACGGGCTCGTCTGGGCCGTCAGCTTCGCCCCCCAGGTCGCTGGCTTCAGCCTGAAGCTCACGCTGCAACGTGGTTACCTACAGGGGTACGCCGCGGGCATGGTGTTCGGCGTTGTGGTGATTTTGGTGGCGATTTTTGTGCTGTGA
- a CDS encoding NADH-quinone oxidoreductase subunit M, with protein MQYLLPILLIIPLIGAIGGSLLPHTFTGKWWGIVVSIATAIVGGIIAFNYDWAAGGVQFAYEGAVFERLNSGIRLGVDSISIWLVLMTCVLHPLATTASFRSIRKRTKEHYAWFNLILFAMIGAFIARDGLLFYAFFEFSLVPLFFIVGIWGGPDRKQAAAKLFIYTFAGGVFTLMAILYTGLQAHSFDMTAMITHAQTAMTSTERFWVLLGLLAGFGVKTPIFPLHTWLPLAHTEAPTAGSVDLAALVLKLGTYGLVRLALPIGLVGPNGTVLFPVVLNVLATLCVIGVIYGALVAWAQTDIKRLIAYSSVSHLGFCVLGMLALNQVGVQASVFYMVNHGINTGALFLIIGMIYNRYHTRDVRELSGLGKAMPKMAFFMVLFIMASVGLPGTNGFIGEFLTLLGAFTSDHLHRGYAIVATIGVVLGAVYLLKLSGSILFGPLNYPPLPENAEDGHRTVHPKYVTGGDITGREVLVLTPLAILSIGLGVMPSFMLQSMVNPVREILAGQPTTTQNVAMVVEK; from the coding sequence ATGCAATACCTCCTCCCCATCCTCCTCATCATCCCGCTGATCGGCGCGATCGGCGGGTCGTTGTTGCCGCACACGTTTACGGGCAAGTGGTGGGGCATCGTCGTCTCGATCGCCACGGCGATCGTCGGTGGCATCATCGCGTTCAACTACGACTGGGCGGCCGGTGGCGTGCAGTTCGCCTACGAGGGGGCGGTGTTCGAGCGGTTGAACTCGGGCATTCGGCTCGGTGTCGACTCCATCAGCATCTGGCTGGTTTTAATGACCTGCGTGCTGCACCCGCTGGCCACCACGGCCAGCTTCCGCAGCATTCGCAAGCGCACGAAGGAACACTACGCCTGGTTCAACCTGATCTTGTTCGCCATGATCGGGGCGTTCATCGCCCGCGACGGGCTGCTGTTCTACGCGTTCTTCGAGTTCTCGCTCGTGCCGCTGTTCTTCATCGTCGGCATCTGGGGCGGGCCCGATCGCAAGCAGGCGGCCGCCAAGCTGTTCATCTACACCTTCGCCGGCGGCGTCTTCACGCTGATGGCGATTTTGTACACCGGCCTGCAGGCTCACAGCTTCGACATGACGGCGATGATCACCCACGCCCAGACCGCCATGACCAGCACCGAGCGCTTCTGGGTGCTGCTGGGCCTGCTGGCGGGCTTTGGCGTGAAGACGCCGATCTTCCCGCTGCACACGTGGCTGCCCCTGGCCCACACCGAAGCGCCCACCGCCGGCAGCGTCGATTTGGCGGCGCTGGTGCTGAAACTCGGCACCTACGGCCTGGTGCGGCTGGCGCTGCCGATCGGCCTCGTCGGGCCCAACGGCACCGTGCTGTTCCCCGTCGTGCTGAACGTGCTGGCGACCCTCTGCGTCATCGGCGTCATCTATGGCGCATTGGTGGCTTGGGCACAAACCGACATCAAGCGCCTCATCGCCTACTCGTCCGTCTCGCACTTAGGCTTCTGCGTGCTGGGCATGCTGGCCTTAAATCAGGTCGGCGTGCAGGCGAGCGTCTTCTACATGGTGAACCACGGCATCAACACTGGCGCCTTGTTCCTCATCATCGGCATGATCTACAACCGCTACCACACGCGCGACGTGCGCGAGCTGAGCGGGCTCGGCAAGGCCATGCCGAAGATGGCGTTCTTCATGGTCCTGTTCATCATGGCCAGCGTCGGCCTGCCGGGCACCAACGGGTTCATCGGCGAATTTCTAACGCTGCTGGGTGCCTTCACCAGTGACCACCTGCACCGCGGTTATGCCATCGTCGCGACGATCGGTGTGGTGCTGGGGGCCGTCTACCTGCTGAAGCTGTCGGGCAGCATCCTGTTCGGCCCGCTGAACTATCCCCCGCTGCCCGAGAACGCGGAAGACGGTCACCGCACCGTTCACCCAAAGTACGTCACCGGCGGCGACATCACCGGCCGCGAGGTGCTGGTACTGACGCCACTGGCGATTTTGTCGATCGGCCTTGGCGTGATGCCGAGCTTTATGCTGCAGTCGATGGTCAACCCGGTGCGGGAGATCCTGGCCGGGCAACCGACGACCACGCAGAACGTGGCGATGGTGGTGGAGAAGTAG
- a CDS encoding NADH-quinone oxidoreductase subunit N, whose product MDQIIQMFFALLPEFVLAGAACLLFLIGTANSAQYRRGAAILALITVSLVFLQQLIGHGFLQLFNDAGAGNVITDPWNSVRVTEFSSFVKLIASGMVILLILLAWPTNSEATGGNAFEVGHELAEFYGLMLLSLCGVFIVASANDIILLFLGLELASIPTYIMVSISRPIPVAQEAGVKYFFLGAMSAAVMLFGFSYLYGTTGLLKLDAIAEQFQLAYQASGGALAAMGSLTTWQVLAVLMLLAGFAFKIAAVPLHSYAGDVYTGAATPVTAFLAFVPKTSGFIAIIKLLYVVGGADWAVPDVLVKLLWIVAVLTMTFGNVLALLASNVKRVLAYSSVAHSGYMLVGLTALVSARGNPEVQSLALQGVLFYLVAYGVMNIGAFGVLSLIPARFHYTSTADTAANHPPATTAETYEDLAGQGRRHIGLGLALALCCFSLTGLPLTVGFFGKLYLVQPALDLGGPAMNWLVVIVMINAAISAGYYLKIIGTMFLRPDPHGPTVHGHATALPQMPLDARATPVMVAVALAAVGVMLAGAVPRAHNALGDRVKRAIAIDPVPPVPVAEAAAVSLQSPAGR is encoded by the coding sequence ATGGATCAGATCATCCAAATGTTCTTCGCGCTGCTGCCCGAGTTCGTGCTCGCGGGGGCGGCGTGCCTGTTGTTCCTGATCGGCACGGCCAACTCGGCGCAGTACCGCCGTGGGGCGGCCATCCTGGCGCTGATCACCGTTTCGCTGGTCTTTCTGCAGCAGTTGATCGGGCACGGTTTCCTTCAACTCTTCAACGACGCCGGCGCCGGCAACGTCATCACCGACCCGTGGAACAGCGTACGGGTGACGGAATTCTCGAGCTTCGTGAAGCTGATCGCCTCGGGCATGGTCATCCTGCTCATCCTGCTCGCCTGGCCGACCAACAGCGAGGCAACCGGCGGCAACGCGTTCGAAGTGGGCCACGAGCTGGCCGAGTTTTACGGGCTGATGCTGCTGTCGCTGTGCGGCGTGTTCATCGTGGCCAGCGCCAACGACATCATCCTGCTGTTCCTGGGCCTGGAACTGGCCAGCATCCCGACCTACATCATGGTCAGCATCAGCCGGCCGATCCCGGTGGCGCAGGAAGCGGGCGTGAAGTACTTCTTCCTGGGCGCGATGAGCGCCGCGGTGATGCTTTTCGGCTTCAGCTACCTGTACGGCACGACGGGGCTGCTGAAGCTCGACGCGATTGCTGAGCAGTTCCAGTTGGCCTACCAGGCGTCGGGCGGCGCGTTGGCCGCCATGGGGTCGCTCACGACGTGGCAGGTGCTGGCGGTGCTGATGCTGCTGGCGGGCTTTGCGTTCAAGATCGCCGCGGTGCCGTTGCACAGCTATGCGGGTGACGTCTACACCGGCGCCGCGACCCCGGTGACGGCGTTCCTGGCGTTCGTGCCCAAGACGAGCGGCTTCATCGCGATCATCAAGCTGCTGTACGTCGTCGGCGGGGCGGATTGGGCGGTACCGGACGTGCTCGTGAAGCTGCTCTGGATCGTCGCGGTGCTGACCATGACGTTCGGCAACGTGCTGGCGCTGCTGGCGAGCAACGTGAAGCGCGTGCTGGCGTACTCGTCGGTCGCGCACAGCGGGTACATGCTGGTCGGCCTGACGGCGCTGGTATCGGCCCGCGGGAACCCCGAAGTGCAAAGCCTGGCGCTGCAGGGCGTGCTGTTCTACCTGGTGGCGTACGGCGTGATGAACATCGGCGCGTTCGGCGTGCTGTCGCTGATCCCCGCCCGCTTCCACTACACGTCGACCGCCGACACCGCCGCCAACCATCCCCCGGCCACCACGGCTGAAACGTACGAAGACTTGGCGGGCCAGGGTCGTCGGCACATCGGTCTGGGTTTGGCGCTGGCGCTCTGCTGCTTCTCGCTGACGGGCCTACCGCTCACGGTCGGTTTCTTCGGCAAGCTGTACCTCGTGCAGCCCGCGCTGGACCTTGGCGGCCCCGCGATGAACTGGCTGGTGGTGATCGTGATGATCAACGCCGCCATTAGCGCCGGTTACTACCTGAAGATCATCGGCACGATGTTCCTGCGTCCCGACCCGCACGGCCCGACCGTGCACGGCCACGCCACCGCGCTGCCGCAGATGCCACTGGACGCCCGCGCAACGCCCGTCATGGTCGCCGTCGCTTTGGCCGCCGTTGGCGTGATGCTCGCCGGTGCCGTACCGCGGGCCCACAATGCCCTCGGCGACCGGGTGAAGCGCGCCATCGCGATCGACCCCGTTCCGCCCGTGCCCGTCGCCGAAGCCGCCGCGGTATCGCTGCAAAGTCCCGCGGGGCGATAG
- the murA gene encoding UDP-N-acetylglucosamine 1-carboxyvinyltransferase, with the protein MDSFLIRGGNRLKGKIEISGSKNSALPILAATLMADGKTTLKGVPRLSDIDSMIKLVGELGCHIYRHDSDSEAVGGGPQLNGPLDIEVTDESKVEARYDIVKTMRASICVLGPLLAKRKKAIVSIPGGCAIGDRPVDLHVRGLQKLGATFHTEGGNIVGEVRGRLKGCRMYLGGAQGPTVLGTINVLCAAALAEGETVLVGAACEPEVWDCAEMLNKMGAKIKGHGTPEIRIEGVEKLTGCEHRIIPDRIECGTFMMAAAITNGELELKNCNLDHLIAVVDRLDEIGVKTERQNGTIFVSSSRRLNPVEMTTQPFPGFPTDLQAQLMALLCLADGMSVVTERIFPDRFLHVGELNRMGGRIRKEGPTAIVQGVKELAGAPVMASDLRASAALVMAGLVAKGETRIDRVYHIDRGYEKIEQKLRAVGADIERVSDR; encoded by the coding sequence ATGGACTCGTTCCTTATTCGCGGCGGGAACCGTCTCAAAGGCAAAATTGAAATCAGCGGTAGCAAGAACTCGGCGTTGCCGATTCTCGCCGCCACGCTGATGGCCGACGGCAAGACCACGCTTAAGGGCGTGCCGCGCCTCAGCGACATCGACTCGATGATCAAGCTCGTCGGCGAGCTGGGCTGCCACATCTACCGTCACGACAGCGACAGCGAAGCCGTCGGCGGTGGGCCGCAGCTCAACGGGCCGCTGGACATCGAGGTCACCGACGAATCGAAGGTTGAGGCCCGCTACGACATCGTGAAAACGATGCGCGCCAGCATCTGCGTCCTTGGGCCGCTGCTGGCCAAGCGCAAGAAGGCAATCGTCTCCATTCCCGGCGGTTGCGCGATCGGTGATCGGCCGGTCGATCTGCACGTGCGCGGGCTTCAGAAGCTGGGCGCCACCTTCCACACCGAGGGGGGCAACATCGTCGGTGAGGTGCGCGGACGCCTGAAGGGTTGCCGCATGTACCTCGGCGGCGCGCAGGGGCCGACCGTGCTGGGCACCATCAACGTGCTGTGCGCCGCAGCGCTGGCCGAGGGCGAGACCGTCCTCGTCGGCGCCGCCTGCGAGCCGGAAGTGTGGGATTGCGCGGAAATGCTCAACAAGATGGGCGCCAAGATCAAGGGTCACGGCACGCCGGAGATCCGCATCGAAGGCGTCGAGAAATTGACCGGCTGCGAGCACCGCATCATCCCCGACCGCATTGAGTGCGGCACCTTCATGATGGCGGCCGCCATCACCAATGGTGAGCTGGAACTGAAGAACTGCAATCTGGATCACCTGATCGCGGTCGTCGATCGGTTGGACGAGATCGGCGTGAAGACCGAGCGTCAGAACGGCACGATCTTCGTGTCGTCGTCCCGCCGGTTGAACCCCGTGGAAATGACGACCCAGCCCTTCCCCGGCTTCCCGACCGACCTTCAGGCGCAGCTGATGGCGCTGCTGTGCCTGGCTGACGGCATGAGCGTCGTCACCGAGCGCATCTTCCCCGACCGCTTTTTGCACGTCGGCGAGCTGAACCGCATGGGTGGCCGCATTCGCAAGGAAGGCCCGACCGCGATCGTGCAGGGCGTCAAAGAACTGGCCGGCGCCCCCGTGATGGCGAGCGACCTCCGCGCCAGCGCCGCTCTGGTGATGGCCGGCCTGGTCGCCAAGGGCGAGACCCGCATCGACCGCGTCTACCACATCGACCGCGGGTATGAAAAGATCGAACAGAAACTGCGGGCGGTGGGGGCGGATATCGAGCGCGTGAGCGATCGATAA